The nucleotide sequence CCTAAAGGGTTTGTttgattgtatttttgtttttagtttttaaaatgacGAGCATTATCTGTCAACGTTTTGAGTTTAACGGGGATGCACTTTCGATCAAAATCCAATGAGAATTTATCTTGCGACACAAACCCACTTGTCTGCTTTGCAACCGAAGtttgaaaataaatacaaaaacttgATTCTCATTGGGCATTAGTATAAAACAAGAAAGTAAgaatttttcagttttaattttttgaaaactaaaaactGTCTGAAAAGAGAATTGAAATAgtctttaatttttgaattcttGTCCTTGAAAAttttgtgaattaatgattGTTTTATGGTTGTTGAAATTGTAGTTGAATGTGAAATCGAGTAAGAAAAGCAAGTATCACTTGTCAGAAGAAGATGATGACGAGTTTGAAGGAATTGATGGTCTTGGAAGGGATGACTTTGAAGATGAGATGCTTggggaagatgatgatgaaactGATGGTACATAGAATTCATATTAGTTTCTGTTTACCTAGTATAACATGTTAATGGTGTATTTGCTGATTGGAACTTGGGTGTTTTGAACTCTAATTAGCTATTGCATGCCTGATAATTTGATAATTAACTTGGATGATTAATTAGCTATTGAACTCTGCATACCATGTTTATACTGTTTGTTTTAGCTGTCTTCTATTTTGCTCTATCTTGAAGTTTTATTAGTGTGCCtgttgtgttatttttgtgACGTAACGTATGTTATGTTGAATATTGATTTTGCTGATATTTCAGATTTGGGTCGGCGTCATAATGCTCATGGTATGCAGAGTCCAGGGGAAGCTGCTGACAATGGGGAAAATGTGAGGCCTGTTATGCTGTCAATGATGGCTCCCTTactattttcttatatatctttttcttctattACTGTGACTATAGGGAAGCATTATGAACCATGGATGCTTTCTGTAATCTACCAGTTATTTCTGTTTCAGTGACTATAGGGAATCTTGTCTTGATATCAATTCCTTTTTAAACTTTTCACAAATATCACTTTATTTAAAATGCTTTGAAGCTGTTTCTGACTGGTGACTTATCCTACAGAGACATAAAACCAAGAAGGAAGTGATGAACGAAGTTATTGCAAAAAGCAAGTTTTACAAGGTGTGTGATATTTCTTAAATCAGGGCTCTGTTAGTTTATTTGTCTTCTACAACTTGttcactttcttttctttcactcTAATATTTTCCAGGCtgaaaaagcaaaagaaaaggaaaaagatgaagacCTGCTGGAAGAATTAGATAAGGACTTCACTTCTCTGGCTCATTCCGAGGCCTTGTTGGCTCTGACTGAACCACACAAGATGAAAGCTTTGAAGGCTCTGGTGAACAGTAgtatttcaaatgaaaaaagtgATAAAGATAGCTTGTCTGCTAAACGGACAATGAATAATTCTGTTCAGGTACCATTATTTATCCTCGAGGGTCTTCTTGCCCTGATATCTTCTTTTAATAAGAACATTCTATATTCCAACTTTCTCTTTATGGCAGGAAAAGcctgatgattatgaccaactTGTCAGACAAATGGGATTTGAAATGCGTGCTCGCCCTTCAGATAGGCTGAAGACTAAGGAAGAGATTGATCAGGAGGAAAGAGAACATCTAGAGGAGTTGGAGGTATGATAACATGACTTTTAGCTATAAGTTTGTTATTATACAATTAATAAATTACTTTTAGtattttatcacattttttaaaCATTAACTGATCTCCAATCTTGGTTGTATATCCGAGCTTCGTTTTAAGATGGTTTAGATCACTTGTTCTGGCCAAACTGTATAGACTGGGATGAACCCAAAACTACCTAGCTTAATGCTGGATTGATGTTCATATTTTAATGTAATATGTATAGTGTACTAATGTTGACAATGAGTGAGCCTTGGCAATGCCATCACTTGTAAGGTTGTTGGCTTGTAACCCTGTGGTTCTTGGTGATAGTCATGGAAATGGGATCTCTGCACATGAGTGTAAAATTGTGGAAATACTTATTTGTAACGAGTCAGATACTTAATACTTTTATCCATAATTTCAGAAAAAACGGCAGAAGAGAATGACCGCTGCTGAAGATTCGAGTGAGGAAGACAATGAAGAATCAGAAAAGCCATCAAAAGAGAAACCAAGATCTCTCTCTGGTGATGACCTTGGTGATTCCTTCTCTGTCGATGAAGAAACTATGACTAAAAAGGGTTGGGTTGATGAGATTCTTGAGAGAAGAGACGAGGAGGAGGGTTCTTCTagtgaagatgatgatggtgaagatgatgatgatttggaaAGGTCTgaagattctgatgaagaatcAGAGGATGATCTTGATGAAAACGATAAGAATACTACTTTGAAAGATTGGGAACagagtgatgatgatgatatcaGTGCAGGTtcagaagatgaagatgatatcAGTGTTGGTTCAGAAGACGAAGATGAGGACGAAGAAAGAGCTGCGGAAGAAGTTGATAAGGTAAAAGGATTGAATGTTGGTATTCATAAAAAAGCAAAGAGAAATGATTCTGTTGAAAGTGTAAAGGGAAATAATGGTTCTTTAGATACCAAGAAGATAGTCGTTGGAGGGAAAATGTCGAAAGAGTTAGAGATTCCTTATATAATTGAAGCTCCGAAGAcctttgaagaattatgttCACTAGTGGATAAACGTTCAAATTCTGACACTATCTTAATCATCAATCGGATTCGGAAAAGCAATCCAATCACACTTGCTGCAGAAAATCGAAAGAAAGTACAAGTAAGAAACTTATCTTTATATTAactatttgttttgattcaaatCTCCATGGTGCTTGTATTCATGTTTACTGAATCCACTGACTGTTTTACCCGAGTTTTAACTGTTATATTAAACTTTTATGTGGTATGTTGGCAATCATTGAAAATTCGATATTTCAATTTCTAAAATTGCTTCCCTCAGCTCAACTGTGCAAACGTAGGGTCTTACTAGTGTCATGCTTTGTTCTTTGAATGAAACCCTAGTTTGCGGATTACTTTGTTCGTCAAAGTCAAACTATATTCTATGTACGATTTTGCTGGTGCTACAATTATTCCCTATAGGAGACTGATTACTGTTGCTTCATACCTACTGCCCTACAAGACTTGtagaaattgagagaaaaaagaatTGGTTAACAGATATGATACACAGCTAACAGGGGGCTGCTcccctgtttttttttttctttttctaggaGACTGCTCCCCTAGTTAACAACCAATAAAATACAAGAAAACATTTTGTAATAAAGAACATCTGAATAATCCCATTATATAGCACCCAAAACTAATCAAAACAAGTTCTAACTCATTAGATTGATATAACCTAGTTAATAGAGGTTGGTTATGTTGTCATTGATGTATTGCAAGGTTTAATTTGAAATGTTCATGGTGTGTAAAGAAATATGTAGAAAGCACGTGCCTGTGGTTGTTTGCATTCTTTGTAGCCCAATCCAGTTTGCAATACTCAGATTTAATAGACTATTTTGCTTAGTTGGTTAATGAACGACTCTCTTACATCCTGTTCCCAAATATTTTATGAGGAACTTGTGCTCATGATTATTGTACTTCTAATTAAATGTACTAATAACCCTACTTCTCTTTGCAGGTATTTTATGGAGTATTATTGCAGTACTTTGCTGTTTTGGCAAATAAGAAACCATTGAACGTTGAATTGATTAACATGCTGGTGAAACCATTGATAGAGATGAGTACGGAAATCCCATACTTCGCTGCAATATGTGCTCGTCGCAGAATAGAAATCACTAGAAAGCAATTTGTTGAGAGTATAAAAAACGCAGGTCAGAATGAAATTAACTTGAATGCTTTCCGTCTCTGTCTTAACTTTTATCAAGAACTATGAATTGGTAGATATTTAAGCAGCAAATGATGTAAAATTCTTCTGCTATCACAGAAAGTAGCAGTTGGCCTTCTTCAAAGACGATGTGTCTCTTGCGATTGTGGTCCATGGTATTTCCATGTTCTGATTTTAGACATCCAGTTATGACTCCTGTGATACTATTGATGTGCGAATATCTGATGCGTTGCCCAATAACATCTGGCCGTGATATTGCCGTTGGTTCTTTCTTATGTTCTATGCTTCTCTCTGTAAGTTACCTTGTGTGGCAAGTTACTTTCTcgttttttacttttaaattttttataggcCAAATATCTCCCGCGGTCCTTTAAATTCGACGTTTATAACaaatgtcctttaagttttttgttacaaattggtccttttaagttttttctgTTACAAATTAGTCCTTCAAGTCGTATAATATTTACACTATTACCCATTTTTTCAACCAACTTCGTTAAATAGTGCTTATGGATCATTTAACATTAAGGTGGTAGTTCTAAATGTGCTTTCCTTATTAATTACCCATTTTTTCAACCAACTTCGTTAAATAGTGCTTATGGATCATTTAACATTAAGGTGGTAGTTCTAAATGTGCTTTCCTTATTAAACATGATTACCTACGCACATTTTATTCTTCTAGTTTTTGAATTCAACCCTaattttacatataaatatttcatcaataGTATTATAAATCAAGTGtttgatcaattttgtttcaaatcaaGACTGTATATTACACCTATGAACCCTAGTGTTGAGAGCGATGAGTTTGGACATACCAACTTAAGATTAAACGTCCACATGCACACTTTTTAACTGGGTTTGATGAAAATATGATAATGGTGCagatattttatgatttaaaagGACCAATttgtaacaacaaaaaaacttaaaggactaatttATTATAAACATCTAACTTAAAGGAC is from Medicago truncatula cultivar Jemalong A17 chromosome 1, MtrunA17r5.0-ANR, whole genome shotgun sequence and encodes:
- the LOC25485777 gene encoding nucleolar protein 14 — its product is MAKSSKRSIANGTNTSNKSTSKKKKNNKMGPEAVAMKAKAQKTNTNPFESIWSRRKFEVMGQKRKGDTKRMGLARSLAVEKRKKTLLKEYEQSTKSSEFIDRRIGENDEGLDDFGKAILRSQRERQLNVKSSKKSKYHLSEEDDDEFEGIDGLGRDDFEDEMLGEDDDETDDLGRRHNAHGMQSPGEAADNGENRHKTKKEVMNEVIAKSKFYKAEKAKEKEKDEDLLEELDKDFTSLAHSEALLALTEPHKMKALKALVNSSISNEKSDKDSLSAKRTMNNSVQEKPDDYDQLVRQMGFEMRARPSDRLKTKEEIDQEEREHLEELEKKRQKRMTAAEDSSEEDNEESEKPSKEKPRSLSGDDLGDSFSVDEETMTKKGWVDEILERRDEEEGSSSEDDDGEDDDDLERSEDSDEESEDDLDENDKNTTLKDWEQSDDDDISAGSEDEDDISVGSEDEDEDEERAAEEVDKVKGLNVGIHKKAKRNDSVESVKGNNGSLDTKKIVVGGKMSKELEIPYIIEAPKTFEELCSLVDKRSNSDTILIINRIRKSNPITLAAENRKKVQVFYGVLLQYFAVLANKKPLNVELINMLVKPLIEMSTEIPYFAAICARRRIEITRKQFVESIKNAESSSWPSSKTMCLLRLWSMVFPCSDFRHPVMTPVILLMCEYLMRCPITSGRDIAVGSFLCSMLLSVFKESRKFCPEPIVFIQTLLLATTESKHISCENSQLYHLMELKDLKPLLRINEEVDKISALNFFKLIDMPEDSPFFTTDSFRASVLVTAVETLQGYINAYDNLSSFPEIFLPILRLLLEIAEQKNMPNALRDKIKDVAELIKLKVDELHTLRRPLQMRKQKPVPIKLLNPKFEENYVKGRDYDPDRVRAERKKLKREVRREAKGAAREIRKDNYFLLDVKEKERSLMEKARAEKYGRTKAFLQEQEHAFKSGQLGKGKKRSR